In Actinoplanes derwentensis, the following proteins share a genomic window:
- a CDS encoding helix-turn-helix domain-containing protein encodes MTKKTAPGWHAYSVVGELLTELELTGEDMIRAQGATDDHVRAWHLAMVRTEQDRTQDDVAQAMGVTQPRVSAIERGELDTVTLSTLRAYVQALGGKLRVVADFGDQEYRLT; translated from the coding sequence ATGACCAAGAAGACCGCTCCCGGATGGCACGCGTACTCCGTCGTGGGTGAGTTGCTCACCGAACTCGAACTCACCGGTGAAGACATGATCCGTGCGCAGGGGGCCACCGACGACCATGTTCGTGCCTGGCATCTTGCGATGGTCCGCACTGAACAGGACCGCACGCAGGACGATGTCGCGCAGGCTATGGGCGTCACTCAACCGAGGGTGTCGGCGATCGAACGCGGCGAGCTGGACACCGTCACGCTTTCGACCTTGCGCGCCTACGTTCAAGCGCTCGGCGGCAAGCTACGGGTCGTGGCTGACTTCGGCGACCAGGAATACCGGCTTACGTAG
- a CDS encoding type II toxin-antitoxin system RelE/ParE family toxin, which produces MIVHPEVREWLPTIRKADRETAALIGQAIQHVVNGRGPDEGRPLVDRIKGSRLHNLKELRPASTGGTEVRILFLFDPVRQMVLLVAGDKSGNWQRWYDTAIPLAEARYAEHLAALSDESD; this is translated from the coding sequence TTGATCGTTCACCCCGAGGTGCGTGAGTGGTTACCCACGATCCGTAAGGCTGACCGGGAGACTGCCGCACTCATAGGTCAAGCGATCCAGCACGTTGTCAATGGCCGGGGCCCCGACGAGGGCCGCCCGCTCGTCGATCGGATCAAGGGCAGTCGCTTACACAACCTCAAAGAACTTCGGCCGGCCAGCACGGGTGGAACCGAAGTGCGGATCCTGTTCCTCTTCGACCCCGTGCGTCAGATGGTGTTGTTGGTCGCCGGTGACAAGTCCGGCAACTGGCAGCGCTGGTACGACACGGCGATCCCGCTCGCTGAAGCCCGCTATGCCGAGCATCTGGCTGCGTTGAGTGATGAGAGTGATTGA
- a CDS encoding NADPH-dependent F420 reductase, which produces MYDDYRVHRQDRDGTIAELEDGSVTTGELVQRHFAGASVVKAFNNIWFGHLGSLGRPSGAADRSALPIAGDDATARKTVTDFLDTIGYDTVDLGPLVENRRTQRDTPVYVTPYGVYGETGTPVDAASIRKFTAAV; this is translated from the coding sequence TTGTATGACGACTATCGGGTTCATCGGCAGGATCGGGACGGGACGATCGCTGAGCTGGAGGACGGCTCCGTGACCACCGGGGAACTGGTGCAGCGGCACTTCGCGGGGGCTTCGGTGGTGAAGGCGTTCAACAACATCTGGTTCGGGCATCTCGGGTCGCTGGGCCGGCCGTCGGGTGCCGCGGACCGGTCGGCGCTGCCGATCGCGGGTGATGACGCCACGGCCCGCAAGACGGTGACCGACTTCCTGGACACGATCGGGTACGACACCGTGGATCTCGGGCCGCTGGTGGAGAACCGGCGCACCCAGCGGGACACCCCGGTCTACGTGACGCCGTACGGCGTGTACGGCGAAACCGGAACCCCGGTGGACGCCGCATCGATCCGGAAGTTCACGGCTGCCGTCTAA